One segment of Phycisphaerales bacterium DNA contains the following:
- a CDS encoding VanZ family protein, translated as MTEHHRRALRVGFVVYAVALFVATHKPGVQVNVVPGVRLDLLIHMAAFGVWTALLGVTGWLGNVGRVGRALLLATIGIGYAVIDESSQALPIFDRVFDPTDMVANSLGAIVASGLLFVLLRRWGSGAGDAA; from the coding sequence GTGACCGAACACCACCGCCGGGCGCTCCGGGTGGGCTTCGTGGTCTATGCCGTTGCCCTGTTCGTTGCGACGCATAAGCCGGGGGTGCAGGTCAACGTGGTTCCGGGCGTGAGGCTCGACCTGCTGATCCACATGGCCGCGTTCGGCGTGTGGACCGCTCTACTCGGGGTGACAGGCTGGCTGGGCAACGTTGGCCGCGTTGGGCGAGCTCTGTTGCTGGCCACCATCGGGATCGGCTACGCGGTGATCGATGAGTCTTCGCAAGCGTTGCCGATATTTGACCGGGTGTTCGATCCGACTGACATGGTGGCGAATTCGCTTGGGGCCATCGTGGCCTCCGGACTGCTCTTTGTGCTTTTGCGACGATGGGGTTCCGGAGCGGGAGATGCGGCGTGA
- the murJ gene encoding murein biosynthesis integral membrane protein MurJ, protein MSAAMARAFRVISSLTLLSRILGLARDVVTARLFGDTLVGSAFAAAFAVPNTFRRLFGEGALAAAFVPEYARLVEADPRAADRFASFTVALLGLVTAGLCVLGELGLWLAVSMAEPGGARHFSLLLVMIALPFMPLICIAATLAGVLQTHGRFGPPAAQPIVLNLCVLAAVGVHALRSEASVESAAMLLCAAVVFSGALQLAWSLWALRTHVRWTRVVTGVGQSARLLLRRWAGAIIGLGTLQASALLDVVLAMWPIWFGATVFGFAYPLDEQSNAVLFYAQRLYQFPLGVFGIAVATAAFPLLSRLASQRDRFELALIDALSLSVAIAVPASVGLMLVSADLTFVLFGGWGAFSEEGSHRAAAALVGYASCIWAYACNQVLTRAFYSLGDTRTPAIVSVWVLGLNLVLNLGLIWLLEEAGLAWATAIAAGSQSVVLIALLGRRKGVEVFGPTWTRSWKALPASLAMGGAVGIILWTWPSSNSWWDHVLRLSACVLGGIVVYAGVAKLLGYDELGRALVRRGGRDGD, encoded by the coding sequence GTGAGCGCGGCGATGGCCAGGGCGTTTCGGGTGATCTCCTCGCTCACGCTGCTCTCGCGCATCCTGGGTCTGGCACGCGATGTCGTCACTGCCCGGCTGTTCGGAGATACTCTGGTGGGTTCGGCCTTCGCCGCGGCGTTCGCCGTCCCCAACACGTTCCGTCGATTGTTCGGAGAAGGGGCGCTCGCGGCCGCCTTCGTGCCCGAGTATGCCCGGCTGGTCGAAGCGGATCCACGGGCCGCAGACCGGTTCGCCAGCTTCACGGTCGCATTGCTGGGTCTGGTGACGGCGGGACTGTGCGTCCTGGGCGAACTGGGATTGTGGCTGGCGGTCTCGATGGCCGAACCCGGCGGCGCGCGTCACTTCTCGCTCCTGCTGGTGATGATCGCGTTGCCGTTCATGCCCCTGATCTGCATCGCGGCAACTCTGGCGGGCGTGCTCCAGACCCACGGCCGATTTGGGCCGCCCGCAGCCCAGCCCATCGTGCTGAATCTGTGCGTGCTCGCTGCCGTCGGCGTGCACGCCTTGCGGTCCGAGGCAAGCGTGGAGTCCGCGGCCATGCTGCTGTGCGCGGCGGTCGTGTTTTCGGGAGCGCTCCAGCTTGCGTGGAGCTTGTGGGCCCTGCGGACCCATGTTCGCTGGACTCGCGTCGTTACCGGAGTGGGACAGAGTGCGCGGCTCCTGCTGCGGCGGTGGGCCGGGGCCATCATTGGCCTCGGCACGCTGCAGGCAAGCGCGCTGCTCGACGTCGTGCTGGCGATGTGGCCCATCTGGTTCGGCGCCACCGTGTTCGGCTTTGCCTACCCGCTCGACGAGCAGTCCAACGCCGTGCTGTTCTACGCCCAGCGCCTCTACCAGTTTCCACTGGGCGTGTTCGGCATTGCCGTGGCGACCGCAGCATTCCCGCTGCTGAGTCGGTTGGCGTCGCAACGTGATCGCTTCGAGTTGGCACTCATCGACGCCTTATCGCTGTCGGTTGCAATCGCAGTGCCCGCCAGCGTTGGCCTCATGCTGGTCTCGGCCGATTTGACGTTCGTCCTGTTCGGGGGCTGGGGCGCGTTCAGCGAAGAAGGCTCGCACAGGGCCGCGGCCGCGCTCGTGGGGTATGCGTCGTGCATCTGGGCCTACGCGTGCAACCAGGTCTTGACACGCGCGTTCTATTCCCTGGGCGATACGAGAACGCCGGCGATCGTTTCCGTTTGGGTACTTGGGCTGAACCTCGTGCTGAATCTCGGTCTGATATGGCTCCTCGAAGAAGCTGGCCTCGCGTGGGCGACCGCTATCGCGGCCGGAAGCCAGAGTGTCGTGCTGATTGCCTTGCTCGGACGCCGGAAGGGCGTCGAGGTCTTCGGCCCAACTTGGACCAGGAGTTGGAAGGCGCTGCCCGCGTCGCTCGCAATGGGTGGCGCAGTCGGAATCATCCTGTGGACGTGGCCATCTTCGAACTCGTGGTGGGACCATGTGCTCAGGCTGTCGGCGTGCGTACTGGGCGGAATCGTCGTGTACGCGGGGGTCGCGAAGCTTCTTGGATATGACGAACTGGGTCGCGCACTGGTGCGACGAGGGGGCCGCGATGGCGATTGA
- a CDS encoding SDR family oxidoreductase: MAIDVRSRSIAIAGASSGIGRATALACARAGMPTVLGARRLEKLEALAGEIEQAGGRALAVQMDVSSDDQCRTFIDRAEAAFGPLHAVFANAGFGFERPIHETTDEQMREIFEVNLFGTLHVVRPAVERFLTRGRGHVLICSSSIGKMPLPGYGAYCATKAAQWHIGRAMRHELKPKGIDVSSVHPIGTRTEFFDEARRRSGGGSLVENTPSFLIQPPERVARAVVACLRRPRTEVWTSLSSRLGLGALSTFYGLADVALDRFVRQQDRVNRRG; this comes from the coding sequence ATGGCGATTGATGTGAGGTCCAGGTCCATCGCGATTGCCGGCGCAAGCAGCGGTATCGGCCGCGCCACGGCCTTGGCATGCGCACGGGCGGGCATGCCCACCGTGCTCGGGGCCAGGCGGCTGGAGAAGCTCGAAGCCCTCGCCGGCGAGATCGAGCAGGCCGGGGGCCGAGCGCTGGCCGTGCAGATGGACGTCTCGAGCGACGATCAGTGCCGGACCTTCATCGACCGGGCTGAGGCAGCGTTCGGCCCGCTGCATGCCGTGTTTGCCAACGCAGGCTTCGGATTCGAGCGCCCGATCCACGAAACGACCGACGAGCAGATGCGAGAGATCTTCGAGGTCAACTTGTTTGGCACTTTGCACGTTGTCCGGCCTGCGGTGGAGCGTTTCCTGACCCGCGGCCGGGGGCATGTACTCATCTGTTCGAGCAGCATCGGCAAGATGCCCCTCCCCGGGTACGGAGCATATTGCGCGACCAAGGCGGCCCAGTGGCACATCGGCCGGGCCATGCGGCACGAACTGAAGCCAAAGGGCATCGATGTCTCGAGCGTCCATCCCATTGGCACGCGGACGGAGTTCTTCGACGAAGCCCGGCGGCGCAGCGGCGGCGGCAGCCTTGTCGAGAACACGCCCAGCTTCCTCATCCAGCCGCCCGAACGGGTCGCCAGGGCCGTGGTGGCGTGCTTGAGGCGACCCAGGACCGAGGTTTGGACCAGCTTGTCCAGCCGCCTGGGGCTCGGGGCCTTGAGCACCTTCTACGGGTTGGCCGACGTTGCCTTGGACCGGTTCGTCCGACAGCAGGACCGCGTCAATCGGCGAGGATGA
- a CDS encoding GC-type dockerin domain-anchored protein, which produces MRMQLVGIAALAGLAGAAVAQDVAIVAAAASSSTASQFVETERVLVDSLAFDSVTVINTVTTTPTLDELLAFDSVIVWTNSTPGDPDGVGNVLADYVDAGGGVVVAVFANSSTTTDRDIAGRWRGNPDYEVIVPRSGNQSGSAFLGNILEPDHPIVDGVVEFFGGTSSFRPRVTDLNPGARAIAEWDDGRVLVAVGANEKRVDLGFYPPPSTSSSGFWDITTDGDLLLVQALLFAAGDAGCRADLDGDGQLTIFDFLAFQNLFDAGDPIADFDGDGQLTIFDFLAFQNEFDQGCE; this is translated from the coding sequence ATGCGTATGCAACTTGTGGGGATCGCAGCCCTGGCGGGCCTGGCTGGCGCCGCCGTGGCCCAAGACGTCGCCATCGTGGCAGCCGCCGCGTCATCGAGCACGGCATCTCAGTTCGTCGAGACCGAGCGAGTCCTGGTCGACAGCTTGGCTTTCGACAGCGTGACGGTGATCAACACGGTCACCACCACGCCGACGCTCGATGAGCTGCTGGCATTCGATTCGGTCATCGTGTGGACCAACAGCACGCCGGGGGATCCCGACGGCGTGGGCAACGTGCTTGCCGACTACGTCGACGCCGGCGGTGGGGTGGTCGTTGCGGTTTTCGCCAACAGCAGCACGACCACCGACCGAGATATCGCCGGCCGGTGGCGTGGCAATCCCGACTACGAGGTCATCGTTCCCCGTTCGGGCAACCAGTCCGGCTCGGCGTTCCTTGGCAACATCTTGGAGCCGGATCACCCCATCGTCGATGGCGTCGTTGAGTTCTTCGGCGGCACGTCCAGCTTCCGGCCCCGAGTGACCGACCTGAATCCCGGCGCCCGGGCGATTGCCGAGTGGGACGATGGCCGCGTCCTCGTCGCGGTTGGCGCCAACGAAAAGCGCGTCGACCTGGGGTTTTATCCGCCCCCCAGCACGTCGTCCTCGGGTTTCTGGGACATCACGACAGATGGCGATCTTCTGCTCGTGCAGGCCCTGCTGTTTGCCGCTGGCGATGCGGGTTGCCGGGCCGATCTGGACGGCGACGGCCAGTTGACGATCTTCGACTTCCTGGCTTTCCAGAACCTGTTCGATGCCGGCGATCCCATTGCCGACTTCGACGGCGACGGTCAGTTGACGATCTTCGACTTCCTGGCGTTCCAGAACGAATTCGACCAGGGCTGCGAGTAA
- a CDS encoding zinc-dependent metalloprotease, whose amino-acid sequence MSNTTRRFGIVGVAASLLALAGQAQGNDLPPFDKVSEGFEQVVSTADGQSFFNIWKREKDGQLLAELPRGFERQKHFFAMTMGSGDIFAGLQSGDLYVYWKQYDDRLALIQPQTEVRAGGDKGVQKGIERIFTDRVLLEVPIVAKGPNGQPVIDLDQLLVNNAGTFFGGRAARLNSRLATIKTAKAFPENVEIAIEAPDQSGQLAIYHYSISNIKGTPGFKPREADERVGFFTTSYRDFSEMDGSQMWTRYINRWNLEKADPSLSKSPPKQAIVYYIDHQVPVKYRRWVREGIEYWNKAFEEVGIVGAIEVVYQDANTGANMEKDPEDVRYNFIRWLTNGIGTAIGPSRVNPETGEILDADVVLTDGWIRAYWFQYNDLLPQVAMEGFGPETLAWLDENPQWDPRVQMAAPEQRDFIIAQREARGPLPFGGHPAMTDLRAEDGSMSDLVASFMVDGTCNMAHLKAMNMDVARLSGEVLGLFDNDAKEGADMLDGVPEWFVGPALAHLTAHEVGHTLGLRHNFKGSSVFTMAEINSDKVKDKEPFSTTVMDYNPININMESGEIQGNYEVIDIGPYDMWAIEYGYTDGKLEDVLKKVEDPKLAYATDEDTWGPDPLARRYDLSADPLDYAENQMRLVRELRAQILDKFVKEGDSWARARRGYNITLGQHVNSVSMMANWVGGTFQSRAKKGDPGDLSPLTPVPADQQRKALNFVINNTFYDDAYGLTPDLLSKMTVDKWYDGGGMGSLFEEPAFPIHDRIRGIQSSAMTMILNPTTLGRVYDNEMHVSADKDFITVAEVMGTVKDAAWKELKEGGSGGYTDRKPMISSLRRGLQSQHVERLISLSNRGFPGASGAALSNIANLQLRELRQDIQAALKSDGMDTYTKAHLMDTSDRIEHALEAQYTRTR is encoded by the coding sequence ATGAGCAACACGACACGGAGATTCGGCATCGTTGGCGTCGCGGCGAGCCTGCTGGCGCTGGCCGGCCAGGCCCAAGGCAACGACCTTCCGCCGTTCGACAAGGTCAGCGAGGGCTTCGAGCAGGTGGTGTCCACCGCGGACGGCCAGAGCTTCTTCAACATCTGGAAGCGCGAGAAGGACGGCCAACTGCTGGCCGAACTGCCGCGTGGCTTCGAGCGGCAGAAGCACTTCTTCGCGATGACGATGGGGTCGGGCGATATCTTCGCTGGCCTGCAGTCGGGCGACCTGTACGTGTACTGGAAGCAGTACGACGATCGCCTGGCCCTCATCCAGCCCCAGACCGAGGTGCGGGCGGGCGGTGACAAGGGCGTGCAGAAGGGCATCGAGCGCATCTTCACCGATCGCGTCCTGCTCGAGGTGCCGATCGTCGCCAAGGGGCCCAACGGACAGCCGGTCATCGACCTCGATCAGCTTCTGGTGAACAACGCGGGCACGTTCTTCGGCGGCCGGGCCGCGCGACTGAACTCGCGTCTGGCGACCATCAAGACGGCCAAGGCGTTCCCCGAGAACGTCGAGATCGCCATCGAGGCGCCCGACCAGAGCGGCCAGCTTGCCATCTACCACTACTCGATCAGCAACATCAAGGGCACGCCGGGCTTCAAGCCCCGTGAGGCCGATGAGCGCGTGGGCTTCTTCACCACCAGCTATCGCGACTTCTCGGAGATGGACGGCTCGCAGATGTGGACGCGGTACATCAACCGCTGGAACCTGGAGAAGGCCGATCCGAGCCTGAGCAAGAGCCCACCCAAGCAGGCCATCGTGTACTACATCGACCACCAGGTGCCGGTAAAGTATCGTCGCTGGGTGCGTGAGGGCATCGAGTACTGGAACAAGGCCTTCGAGGAAGTCGGCATCGTCGGCGCCATCGAAGTGGTCTACCAGGACGCCAACACTGGCGCCAACATGGAAAAGGACCCCGAGGACGTTCGCTACAACTTCATCCGCTGGCTGACCAACGGCATCGGTACGGCGATCGGCCCGAGCCGCGTGAATCCCGAGACCGGCGAGATCCTCGACGCCGACGTCGTGCTTACGGACGGCTGGATCCGCGCCTACTGGTTCCAGTACAACGACCTTCTTCCGCAGGTGGCCATGGAGGGCTTCGGCCCCGAGACGCTGGCCTGGCTGGACGAGAATCCGCAGTGGGATCCGCGCGTGCAGATGGCCGCGCCCGAGCAGCGTGACTTCATCATCGCCCAGCGCGAGGCTCGCGGTCCGCTGCCCTTCGGCGGCCATCCCGCGATGACCGACCTACGGGCCGAGGATGGCTCGATGTCCGATCTGGTCGCCAGCTTCATGGTCGACGGGACCTGCAACATGGCCCACCTCAAGGCCATGAACATGGACGTCGCCCGCCTGAGTGGCGAGGTGCTCGGCCTGTTCGACAACGACGCCAAGGAAGGCGCCGACATGCTCGATGGCGTGCCCGAGTGGTTCGTCGGGCCCGCCCTGGCGCACCTGACCGCTCACGAAGTCGGCCACACGCTGGGCCTGCGCCATAACTTCAAGGGCTCGTCGGTCTTCACGATGGCCGAGATCAACTCGGACAAGGTCAAGGACAAGGAACCGTTCTCGACCACCGTGATGGACTACAACCCAATCAACATCAACATGGAGTCCGGAGAGATCCAGGGCAACTACGAAGTCATCGACATCGGGCCCTACGACATGTGGGCCATCGAGTACGGCTACACCGATGGCAAGCTCGAAGACGTGCTGAAGAAGGTCGAGGATCCCAAGCTGGCCTACGCCACCGACGAGGACACATGGGGCCCCGATCCGCTCGCCCGTCGCTACGACCTCTCGGCCGATCCGCTCGATTACGCCGAGAACCAGATGCGCCTGGTGCGTGAGCTCCGCGCCCAGATCCTCGACAAGTTCGTCAAGGAAGGCGACAGCTGGGCCCGCGCCCGTCGCGGCTACAACATCACCCTGGGCCAGCACGTCAACTCGGTGAGCATGATGGCCAACTGGGTGGGCGGCACGTTCCAGAGCCGGGCCAAGAAGGGCGATCCAGGCGATCTCTCCCCCCTGACCCCGGTGCCGGCCGACCAGCAGCGAAAGGCCCTCAACTTCGTCATCAACAACACGTTCTATGACGACGCCTATGGCCTGACGCCCGATCTGCTCAGCAAGATGACCGTGGACAAGTGGTACGACGGCGGCGGCATGGGCTCGCTCTTCGAGGAGCCGGCCTTCCCGATCCATGACCGCATCCGCGGCATCCAGTCGTCGGCGATGACCATGATCCTCAACCCCACGACGCTTGGTCGCGTGTACGACAACGAGATGCACGTCAGCGCCGACAAGGACTTCATCACCGTGGCCGAAGTCATGGGCACCGTGAAGGACGCGGCGTGGAAGGAACTCAAGGAAGGCGGCAGCGGCGGCTACACCGACCGCAAGCCCATGATCAGCTCGCTGCGTCGCGGCTTGCAGAGCCAGCACGTCGAGCGGCTGATCAGCCTGTCCAACCGGGGCTTCCCCGGCGCGTCGGGCGCGGCCCTCTCCAACATCGCCAACCTGCAGCTGCGTGAGCTGCGTCAAGACATCCAGGCCGCCCTCAAGAGCGACGGCATGGACACCTACACCAAGGCGCACCTGATGGACACCAGCGATCGCATCGAGCATGCCTTGGAGGCCCAGTACACCCGCACCCGCTGA
- a CDS encoding UbiA prenyltransferase family protein has protein sequence MTRLPENAGTSSAHDAIGTTDGHREPLWRALLRLARPKQWAKSAFVAVGPFFGGATAFEEIWAVLLAMVAFALASSGCYVVNDLRDVEADRLHPRKRRRPIASGRIGQATARNFAVALWLLAAGCVAAIIPLLGSANAMALGGLVGLYVLNVTSYSMRLKHVPVVDVLSLALGFVLRVLGGCAAVGITPSTWLLNVTLFLAMFLAFGKRLGERRTLGQDATAARAVQGVYTDELLRMMVVVTAVAMLLTYAGYVQDQESRYVWVFGGRSLGQGDSPSLGMNLLWLTMLPAMFAVLRCIVLLERGEFDDPTELATRDRDFQLAAIVFAALTASLVLWAGPAHRPSPANLPGIDQVDQQSTPAMTDEEPEGFSGV, from the coding sequence ATGACGAGATTGCCAGAAAATGCCGGCACGAGTTCCGCCCACGATGCCATCGGCACGACCGACGGCCATCGTGAGCCCTTGTGGCGGGCCTTGTTGAGGCTTGCCCGGCCCAAGCAGTGGGCCAAGTCGGCGTTCGTGGCGGTCGGGCCGTTCTTTGGCGGGGCGACCGCATTCGAGGAAATCTGGGCGGTGCTGCTGGCGATGGTGGCGTTCGCCCTGGCGTCGAGCGGCTGCTACGTCGTCAACGACCTCCGAGACGTCGAGGCCGATCGTCTCCATCCCCGCAAGCGGCGGCGCCCGATCGCCTCGGGCCGCATCGGGCAGGCTACGGCCCGGAACTTCGCCGTCGCGCTCTGGTTGCTGGCGGCAGGCTGCGTCGCGGCCATCATCCCGCTGCTTGGGAGCGCAAACGCGATGGCGCTCGGCGGGCTAGTGGGCTTGTACGTGCTGAACGTGACCTCGTACAGCATGCGCCTCAAGCACGTGCCCGTGGTCGACGTGCTGAGCCTGGCGCTGGGCTTCGTGCTCCGCGTGCTGGGTGGATGTGCCGCCGTGGGCATCACCCCGAGCACGTGGCTGCTCAACGTCACGCTGTTCCTGGCCATGTTCCTCGCGTTTGGAAAACGACTGGGTGAGCGAAGGACGCTCGGCCAAGACGCGACGGCGGCCCGGGCGGTCCAGGGCGTCTACACCGACGAACTGCTCCGAATGATGGTCGTGGTGACCGCCGTAGCGATGCTGCTCACGTATGCCGGATACGTGCAGGATCAGGAATCACGGTATGTTTGGGTTTTTGGCGGTCGTTCGCTTGGGCAGGGAGACTCGCCCAGCCTGGGCATGAACCTCCTCTGGCTGACCATGCTGCCGGCGATGTTTGCAGTTCTGCGGTGCATCGTCCTGCTCGAGCGAGGCGAGTTCGACGATCCGACGGAACTGGCCACACGAGATCGCGACTTCCAGTTGGCCGCCATCGTATTTGCCGCCCTGACGGCGTCGCTGGTGCTCTGGGCGGGTCCGGCCCACCGACCATCTCCGGCCAATCTTCCGGGAATCGACCAGGTGGATCAACAGTCCACGCCCGCGATGACCGATGAGGAACCCGAGGGATTCTCGGGCGTCTGA